From one Lotus japonicus ecotype B-129 chromosome 3, LjGifu_v1.2 genomic stretch:
- the LOC130748511 gene encoding protein DOG1-like 4, translated as MTTTTTTSLPFSQFYDLWFDHLNRLVQQLATTTTTDGPDKDHLLNLINKVMSHYEDLYRAKSVAAEKDPLHVLTCPWATTLERSLHWITGWRPTTAFHLIYTESSLLFESHIIDILRGLHTGDLRDLSPVQFRRVSELQCDTVKEENAITEELSEWQDSANEIMAQCTDINEKIGRLVSIIKKADDLRLRTLRSVVGLLSPQQAIEFLIASAEMLVGIRGWGLNHDRTRRR; from the exons ATGACCACTACTACCACAACTTCACTCCCCTTCTCCCAATTCTACGACTTATGGTTCGACCACCTCAACCGCCTTGTCCAGCAGCTGGCCACCACTACTACCACCGATGGGCCGGACAAGGACCACCTCCTCAACCTCATCAACAAGGTGATGTCCCACTATGAAGACTTGTACCGGGCTAAGTCGGTGGCGGCGGAGAAGGACCCACTCCATGTTCTGACGTGTCCCTGGGCTACTACTCTCGAACGCTCGCTTCATTGGATCACTGGTTGGCGCCCCACCACCGCTTTCCACCTCATCTACACTGAATCTTCCCTCCTTTTTGAGTCTCACATCATCGACATCCTCCGCGGCCTCCACACCGGCGACCTCCGTGATCTCTCCCCCGTTCAGTTCCGCCGAGTCAGCGAGTTGCAATGTGACACA GTAAAGGAAGAAAATGCAATAACGGAGGAGCTGTCAGAATGGCAAGACAGTGCGAACGAGATCATGGCTCAATGTACGGATATCAATGAGAAGATCGGACGGCTAGTGAGCATCATAAAAAAAGCTGATGATCTACGGCTGAGGACGTTGAGGAGCGTAGTGGGGTTGCTGTCGCCGCAGCAGGCTATTGAGTTCCTAATTGCCTCGGCAGAGATGCTCGTTGGAATCCGCGGTTGGGGATTAAATCATGACCGTACACGTCGCAGGTAG